In the genome of Treponema pedis, one region contains:
- a CDS encoding ABC transporter permease subunit → MEEKNTEQKISKFKEYWGVVKNRLAIDPLTKKRFERFKEIKRAKYSFVIIGVFYILSLFAELFVSNRPLIMVVDGKLYFPTYSRILLASDFNFRVGNELELDYRAFKKHLSETKRGWLFMPVIPYNPFESDASNAPLALTFKSTPVLGLALSSKDDLPQDNPESYTWVPVGETGGIKTGEVYTWVKFASSGEGKDMSDFPSNKKNWIGVATGKKTSSESFEPADYKWLKLGTADNRIDMGDDNILTVRYAKGDKGQMFHPTAPSFKTRHILGTDRIGRDVFARLFYGFRIAMSFALLVAAATYFIGTIIGISMGYFGKTFDMLFQRFIEIWERIPYLYMIMILASIFKPTFIMFTLINIVFGWSGKTWSMRAMTYRERERDYILAAKSMGASTWRIITVHILPNVIVLIVTSLPFVISGNIGALTALDYLGYGLQPPTPSWGELLSVGTATYVEAPWILSSAVSASVFVLVMITFIGEGLRDAFDPRRFTVYK, encoded by the coding sequence ATGGAAGAAAAAAATACTGAACAAAAAATTTCAAAGTTTAAAGAATATTGGGGTGTTGTTAAAAACAGGCTTGCAATCGATCCCTTAACAAAAAAACGCTTTGAACGTTTTAAAGAAATTAAGCGGGCTAAATACTCGTTTGTTATAATCGGCGTATTTTATATTTTATCGTTGTTTGCGGAACTTTTTGTTTCGAACCGACCGCTTATTATGGTTGTTGACGGAAAACTTTATTTTCCGACATACAGTCGTATTCTTCTCGCCTCAGACTTTAACTTCCGTGTAGGTAATGAGTTGGAACTTGATTACCGTGCGTTTAAAAAGCATTTATCCGAAACAAAGAGGGGCTGGCTTTTTATGCCCGTAATTCCTTATAACCCCTTCGAATCGGATGCTTCAAACGCTCCTTTGGCTTTAACCTTTAAAAGTACACCCGTACTGGGCTTGGCTCTTTCTTCAAAAGACGACTTGCCGCAGGATAATCCGGAATCCTATACTTGGGTGCCGGTGGGAGAAACCGGCGGTATTAAAACGGGTGAGGTTTATACTTGGGTAAAATTTGCAAGTTCGGGCGAAGGTAAAGATATGTCGGATTTTCCTTCAAACAAGAAAAACTGGATAGGAGTTGCGACCGGCAAAAAAACTTCTTCCGAATCCTTTGAACCTGCAGATTATAAATGGCTTAAACTCGGTACGGCCGACAATCGTATAGATATGGGCGACGATAATATTCTTACGGTGAGGTATGCAAAAGGAGATAAGGGGCAAATGTTCCATCCGACGGCCCCCTCTTTTAAAACCAGGCATATTTTGGGAACTGACAGAATAGGGCGTGACGTATTTGCACGACTTTTTTACGGCTTCAGGATTGCAATGTCTTTTGCTTTGCTTGTAGCCGCTGCAACCTATTTTATAGGCACGATTATAGGTATTTCTATGGGGTACTTCGGTAAAACCTTTGATATGCTTTTTCAGCGTTTTATAGAAATTTGGGAAAGAATCCCTTATCTGTATATGATTATGATTTTAGCCTCAATTTTCAAGCCGACATTTATTATGTTTACCCTTATAAATATTGTTTTCGGTTGGTCGGGCAAAACTTGGAGCATGCGGGCAATGACATACCGTGAGAGAGAAAGGGATTATATTCTTGCGGCAAAGTCGATGGGCGCAAGCACGTGGAGGATTATAACCGTGCATATACTGCCCAACGTTATAGTTCTTATAGTTACATCGCTGCCATTTGTTATCTCGGGGAATATCGGAGCTTTAACCGCTTTAGATTACCTCGGCTACGGTTTACAGCCTCCGACGCCCAGCTGGGGAGAGCTTTTAAGCGTAGGTACGGCGACTTATGTCGAAGCTCCGTGGATTCTTTCATCGGCCGTATCCGCTTCCGTTTTTGTTTTGGTAATGATAACCTTTATAGGAGAGGGCTTGCGGGATGCTTTTGACCCGCGTCGTTTTACGGTTTATAAATAA
- a CDS encoding fused N-dimethylarginine dimethylaminohydrolase/saccharopine dehydrogenase domain-containing protein: protein MYKLEIPVYRNPDFTQKFLSDAPNAKLVEVERDGISPANYHALSVFPEYFKINGKWVLATESRMDTVCVANDTPGKESVNIVEFRNLKKGDKVVVGRTEDASEGIYVYTGGFEAEESSADTFAFRSGRSRETAFSIDYDKLYQVLEHEKKNNGYVTWILGSAVTLDGGSRKALEKLVREGYVDAILCGNALAAFDLEQATFGTTWGQKVFTKEQNTNRTYYETINMVREAGSIEAYVKSGKPKDGFVKACVDCNVPMVLAGTIRDRFALPGTYDNVYEAQNAMRKHARKTSTIIMVSAVLFTIATGNMTPSYNEFNGTVRPVYMYTIDIQEFTVNKLSDRGTLTATSIVTNAQDFMKNLGRALTS, encoded by the coding sequence ATGTATAAACTTGAAATACCCGTATATAGAAACCCCGATTTTACACAAAAATTTTTAAGCGACGCACCTAATGCAAAACTTGTAGAAGTGGAACGCGACGGAATTTCTCCGGCGAATTATCATGCCCTTTCCGTATTTCCGGAGTATTTTAAAATAAACGGGAAATGGGTGCTTGCAACCGAAAGCCGAATGGATACCGTTTGCGTTGCGAACGATACGCCCGGGAAAGAATCGGTTAATATTGTAGAATTTAGAAATTTAAAAAAGGGAGATAAGGTTGTAGTCGGCAGGACGGAAGATGCCAGTGAAGGCATTTATGTTTACACCGGAGGTTTTGAAGCGGAAGAATCTTCCGCCGATACCTTTGCTTTCCGTTCCGGACGCTCGCGCGAAACGGCTTTTTCGATAGATTACGATAAACTTTATCAGGTTCTTGAACATGAAAAAAAGAATAACGGCTATGTAACTTGGATTTTAGGCTCGGCAGTTACACTTGACGGAGGCTCCCGTAAGGCTTTGGAAAAACTTGTAAGAGAAGGTTATGTTGATGCAATTCTTTGCGGAAACGCATTAGCCGCCTTCGATTTGGAGCAGGCAACTTTCGGAACGACTTGGGGACAAAAAGTTTTTACTAAAGAGCAAAATACCAACCGCACTTATTATGAAACTATAAATATGGTTCGTGAAGCCGGTTCGATTGAGGCTTATGTAAAATCCGGAAAACCCAAAGACGGCTTTGTAAAAGCATGCGTTGACTGTAATGTGCCCATGGTGCTTGCAGGAACAATCCGCGACCGCTTTGCCTTGCCGGGAACTTATGATAATGTTTATGAAGCCCAAAACGCTATGCGTAAGCATGCGCGGAAAACTTCCACCATCATAATGGTTTCCGCTGTACTTTTTACAATTGCTACCGGAAATATGACACCCTCTTACAATGAATTTAACGGAACCGTAAGACCGGTTTATATGTACACAATAGATATTCAGGAATTTACCGTAAATAAACTGTCCGACAGAGGAACGTTAACGGCAACTTCTATTGTAACTAATGCTCAAGACTTTATGAAGAATTTGGGAAGGGCATTAACAAGCTGA
- a CDS encoding ABC transporter substrate-binding protein encodes MKKNLNRLTLLIVSVSVFAFLAASCGGSGSGGSTVDGAVAKAEKIMQEEIAAGAPDFSCPPVEDSGLKVEGLPEEVTWLTSYPKDISSKATKVGGTFHQAIGEYPTTYRTIGPESNLVTRSYFLQLATLVGTSDETREFFPYAATHWAFGADNQTVYFKLNEHVKWSDGKPCTADDYVYMWKDFMLSPNLQAPWYNNYYKKLEVKKISDYCISVKYLESAKMDKATLLDTVNIAPRAKHFFGEVKENWFQDFNWKAEPVTGPYVFDEKESIKGELLIFKQVENWWAREYPFFEKQYNIGRIELKVITGGADVTEGYFYKGELDYFPLNIPSLWRKAGTNENVTNGYIDRWNVHSVPVQGLYGIYFNTKTPFFSDRRVRQAMYYAIDIQGMIDQALYGEYTRYHNIGIGHFWGGVYFDDDSIRKPDFDPDKAKELLAGAGYTEIGSDGILMNKAGGRASFEVLYSAANHTERLTVLKEQAKKAGVEIELKLQASGSFNEVLNRKFQAWWGGLTTTTPAQYWQLFSKENAEKPVTNNFFGWWSEEMEKLLAIEQEGPSLEELARVHKELQRIVHEEALIIPSYYLDYARCGAWKWVRYPAWGTQKFYDQTDWLYPIKFGWMWIDEDIKNEVLDAMKNNKSYEPRVWNLSERYKVK; translated from the coding sequence ATGAAAAAAAACCTTAATAGATTAACATTGTTAATCGTGTCAGTTTCGGTTTTTGCCTTTTTAGCTGCCTCATGCGGCGGTTCGGGATCAGGCGGAAGCACCGTCGACGGTGCGGTAGCAAAGGCGGAAAAAATTATGCAAGAAGAAATTGCGGCGGGTGCACCGGATTTTTCCTGTCCGCCCGTTGAAGATTCCGGTTTAAAAGTTGAAGGCCTGCCTGAAGAAGTAACATGGCTTACAAGTTATCCTAAAGATATCTCGTCCAAAGCTACTAAGGTAGGAGGAACCTTCCATCAAGCTATCGGGGAGTATCCTACAACTTACAGAACGATAGGGCCTGAATCAAACTTAGTTACCAGAAGCTATTTCCTCCAGTTGGCCACTTTGGTAGGTACAAGCGACGAAACGAGAGAATTTTTCCCATATGCAGCAACTCACTGGGCTTTTGGCGCAGACAATCAGACTGTTTATTTTAAACTGAACGAGCATGTCAAATGGTCGGATGGTAAACCCTGTACTGCCGATGATTATGTTTATATGTGGAAAGATTTTATGCTTTCGCCTAATCTTCAAGCACCTTGGTACAATAACTATTATAAAAAACTGGAAGTAAAAAAGATAAGCGATTACTGTATCTCGGTTAAATACCTGGAATCGGCAAAAATGGATAAGGCAACGCTTTTGGACACTGTAAACATTGCTCCCAGGGCTAAGCACTTTTTCGGTGAAGTAAAAGAAAACTGGTTTCAGGATTTTAACTGGAAGGCCGAGCCCGTTACAGGACCCTATGTCTTTGATGAAAAAGAGAGTATAAAAGGCGAGCTGCTCATCTTTAAACAGGTTGAAAATTGGTGGGCAAGGGAATATCCCTTTTTTGAAAAACAGTACAACATTGGACGTATTGAGCTGAAAGTTATTACGGGAGGTGCCGATGTTACGGAAGGTTATTTTTATAAAGGGGAATTGGACTATTTTCCTTTAAACATACCTTCTCTTTGGAGAAAAGCCGGTACAAACGAAAACGTTACAAACGGATACATTGACCGTTGGAATGTACACTCCGTACCTGTACAGGGGCTTTACGGTATATATTTTAACACAAAAACACCATTTTTCAGCGACAGACGAGTCAGGCAGGCTATGTACTATGCCATAGATATTCAGGGTATGATAGATCAAGCCCTTTACGGAGAATACACCCGTTATCACAATATCGGTATAGGACATTTTTGGGGCGGCGTTTACTTTGACGATGACAGCATCCGAAAACCCGACTTTGACCCCGATAAGGCTAAAGAGCTTTTGGCCGGAGCGGGCTATACCGAAATAGGCTCGGATGGTATTCTTATGAATAAGGCGGGCGGAAGAGCGTCGTTCGAGGTGTTGTACTCGGCTGCCAACCATACCGAGAGACTGACCGTCCTCAAAGAACAGGCAAAAAAAGCGGGCGTTGAAATTGAGCTTAAACTTCAAGCGAGCGGCTCTTTTAACGAGGTGTTAAATAGAAAATTTCAGGCATGGTGGGGCGGTTTGACTACCACTACACCCGCGCAGTATTGGCAGTTGTTTTCTAAAGAAAATGCCGAAAAACCGGTTACCAATAACTTTTTCGGTTGGTGGAGCGAAGAAATGGAAAAACTTCTCGCCATAGAGCAAGAAGGACCTTCATTGGAAGAACTTGCGCGGGTTCATAAAGAACTTCAGCGTATCGTACACGAAGAAGCCTTAATTATCCCGAGTTATTATCTGGATTATGCTCGCTGCGGTGCATGGAAATGGGTTCGCTATCCCGCATGGGGAACTCAAAAATTCTATGACCAGACTGACTGGCTCTACCCGATAAAATTCGGTTGGATGTGGATAGATGAGGACATTAAAAATGAAGTTCTCGACGCTATGAAAAACAATAAATCTTACGAGCCGAGAGTTTGGAACCTTTCCGAACGCTACAAGGTTAAGTAG
- a CDS encoding ABC transporter permease subunit, with the protein MNNYFVRRLLLIIPTFFGITLVVFAITRAVPGGPVEQAIMSMMLGQGEGGGRSSKENMGVINEKTVADLQAFYGFDKPWPLAYADWFFKLLRGDMGRSTKYNDPVFEMIVSKFPVSLRFGIISIILVYMICIPLGVKKALKHRQFFDNASSVVIFIGYALPGYIVAIILLQFFAFTLNWFPSGGLFSRNYAEMSFFQKVGDNIWHIFLPMIAYMIGSFASMTITMKNNLMETMASDYVKTAVAKGRTFKDAMWKHAFRNSIIPIAAGLGGLITIFFSGAFLIEKIFNISGMGLLSFNAIEDRDYPVVLGSLVMTSLLSLLGNIISDFILSMVDPRIRLGE; encoded by the coding sequence ATGAATAATTATTTTGTGCGAAGGTTGTTATTGATTATTCCTACGTTCTTCGGCATTACGTTAGTTGTTTTTGCAATTACACGTGCCGTGCCGGGAGGTCCTGTAGAGCAGGCTATTATGTCGATGATGCTGGGACAGGGCGAAGGCGGCGGTCGTTCGAGCAAAGAAAATATGGGTGTAATAAATGAAAAAACCGTTGCAGATCTGCAAGCTTTTTACGGTTTTGACAAGCCTTGGCCTCTCGCTTATGCCGACTGGTTTTTTAAACTTTTACGCGGCGATATGGGGCGCTCCACAAAGTATAATGATCCTGTTTTTGAAATGATTGTCAGTAAGTTTCCCGTTTCGTTGAGGTTCGGTATTATATCAATTATTCTTGTTTATATGATATGTATTCCGTTAGGGGTAAAAAAAGCCTTAAAACACAGGCAATTTTTTGATAACGCTTCGTCGGTTGTAATTTTTATAGGCTACGCTTTGCCGGGTTATATTGTCGCTATTATTCTTTTACAATTTTTCGCCTTTACGCTTAACTGGTTTCCGTCGGGCGGTTTATTTTCGCGAAATTACGCCGAAATGAGTTTTTTTCAAAAAGTGGGAGACAATATATGGCACATCTTTTTACCGATGATAGCCTATATGATAGGATCTTTTGCGTCGATGACCATAACTATGAAAAACAACCTTATGGAAACCATGGCTTCGGACTACGTAAAAACCGCTGTAGCAAAGGGACGCACCTTTAAAGATGCTATGTGGAAGCATGCTTTCAGAAACAGTATTATTCCGATAGCGGCGGGCTTGGGCGGTTTAATTACGATATTTTTTTCAGGAGCGTTCCTTATCGAAAAGATTTTTAACATAAGCGGTATGGGATTGCTTTCCTTTAACGCGATTGAAGACAGGGACTACCCCGTAGTTTTAGGTTCGTTGGTTATGACTTCTCTTTTGAGTCTTCTGGGAAACATTATCAGCGACTTTATTCTTTCAATGGTAGACCCGCGCATAAGGCTGGGAGAGTAA
- a CDS encoding iron-containing alcohol dehydrogenase translates to MADFVFRLSPNIILGNYSLARIGEEAIKFGNNFMFVADPFFEDLGLIEKIKNALEEKHISLFTFNGFGKTPDSDIIERALSLARGARIRGVIACGDMVACSIGRAIASLYNETKSIYNYIEGEPITAEPLPFIQIPTTCNNPFLFGTTSGILDSRSRTVNLLKIQEGLCKLVIFDSNTYAGLAPNAMTAMSFAGLSTAFEGYVSTKGSFFSETVLGKAISIYLLSLDPQREKLVGTSREELLTQAACLSSMGIAASAPGLGTAISLAAGGKYGIASSLISTILLPYVLNDTISSNLAKTASVARMLGETMPEGGDAVELSKRGIEEIRRQLAEANLPTRLKDIDLTIEALVPVSEDAAKLSFMNYIPHPMSSRDIFEIIKQAF, encoded by the coding sequence ATGGCGGATTTTGTTTTTAGGCTTTCACCGAATATTATTTTAGGAAATTATTCTCTTGCACGCATAGGCGAAGAAGCTATTAAATTCGGGAATAATTTTATGTTTGTAGCCGACCCTTTTTTTGAAGATTTGGGACTTATCGAAAAAATAAAAAATGCGCTGGAAGAAAAACATATTTCGTTATTTACTTTTAACGGATTCGGTAAAACTCCGGATTCCGATATAATAGAAAGGGCCTTATCCCTTGCCCGCGGTGCCCGTATACGCGGCGTAATTGCTTGCGGTGATATGGTTGCCTGTTCTATCGGAAGGGCCATAGCCTCCTTATATAATGAAACAAAATCGATTTATAATTACATTGAAGGAGAACCTATAACCGCCGAACCCCTTCCATTTATTCAAATACCTACTACCTGCAACAATCCGTTTTTATTCGGAACTACAAGCGGAATTTTAGACTCTCGCAGCAGGACGGTAAATTTATTGAAAATTCAAGAGGGTCTTTGCAAACTTGTTATTTTCGATTCCAATACCTATGCGGGACTTGCGCCCAATGCAATGACGGCAATGAGTTTTGCCGGTTTAAGCACGGCATTTGAAGGCTATGTTTCCACAAAGGGAAGTTTTTTTTCGGAAACCGTTTTAGGAAAAGCAATTTCAATATATCTGCTTTCACTTGACCCTCAAAGAGAAAAACTTGTCGGCACTTCGCGTGAAGAGTTGCTTACACAGGCTGCATGTCTTTCCTCAATGGGAATCGCGGCTTCCGCACCCGGATTGGGTACGGCAATTTCTCTTGCAGCGGGCGGAAAATACGGGATTGCAAGCTCTCTTATTTCAACCATACTTCTTCCGTATGTTTTAAACGATACAATTTCTTCAAACTTGGCGAAAACGGCTTCGGTTGCGAGAATGTTGGGTGAAACAATGCCTGAGGGAGGAGATGCGGTAGAGCTTTCAAAACGCGGAATTGAAGAAATACGCAGGCAGCTTGCAGAGGCGAATTTGCCTACCCGTTTAAAAGATATAGATTTAACTATTGAAGCCCTTGTTCCCGTATCGGAAGATGCCGCTAAATTAAGTTTTATGAATTATATTCCGCATCCGATGTCCAGCCGCGATATTTTTGAAATTATTAAACAGGCATTTTAA
- a CDS encoding GGDEF domain-containing protein has translation MNESKQKWLKTLKKARLFSGLAMEEIEVLASAMFYSEFDENQTLVYEKEPGNELFIIVKGTIAVSVKSEGKEIELVRLGAGDFFGEMAMLEQELRSATCKAVEPVACLVLKSQDFSSLIIDQPKIAASVLNNMLKITSHRLVDTDSLLSQIIQWGDDAKKRAITDEFTGLYNRRYLDESFESLIKRGIRRHEDVNLAMVDIDHFGKLNKEYGAVFCDKILLAIADTFKRCFNSEDILIRYGGDEFCFIIQGVFERAEMQCKKVCESVNTLVFTEQPDLRVSCSIGLAHYTPGIAAAELLKLADNALYKAKEEGRNRTFILSNANGVA, from the coding sequence ATGAATGAATCTAAACAAAAATGGCTTAAAACCTTAAAAAAAGCAAGACTTTTCAGCGGTCTGGCTATGGAAGAAATTGAAGTTTTAGCCTCCGCAATGTTTTATTCGGAATTTGATGAGAATCAAACTTTGGTATACGAAAAAGAGCCGGGAAATGAGCTTTTTATTATAGTAAAAGGAACGATTGCCGTTTCCGTAAAAAGCGAAGGAAAGGAAATAGAGCTTGTACGTTTGGGAGCGGGAGATTTTTTCGGAGAAATGGCAATGCTTGAACAGGAGCTTCGCTCCGCAACTTGCAAGGCTGTAGAACCTGTTGCGTGTCTTGTGCTTAAATCTCAAGATTTCTCTTCGCTTATAATAGACCAGCCTAAAATTGCGGCTTCGGTATTAAACAATATGCTTAAAATTACCAGCCATAGGTTAGTTGATACGGACAGCCTGCTTTCTCAAATTATTCAATGGGGCGATGACGCGAAAAAGAGAGCTATTACCGATGAGTTTACGGGATTGTACAATAGAAGGTATTTAGATGAATCTTTTGAAAGTCTTATAAAACGCGGAATACGCAGGCATGAAGACGTAAATCTTGCAATGGTTGATATAGACCATTTCGGAAAACTTAACAAAGAATACGGTGCAGTGTTTTGCGATAAAATTCTTTTAGCTATAGCCGATACTTTTAAACGTTGTTTTAATTCGGAAGATATTTTAATAAGGTACGGCGGAGATGAGTTTTGCTTTATAATACAAGGCGTTTTTGAAAGAGCTGAAATGCAATGCAAAAAAGTTTGTGAAAGTGTAAACACTCTTGTATTTACCGAACAGCCGGATTTAAGGGTCTCCTGTTCTATAGGGCTTGCACATTATACGCCCGGTATTGCGGCTGCGGAATTATTAAAGCTTGCCGATAACGCCCTTTATAAGGCGAAAGAAGAGGGGAGAAACAGGACGTTTATTTTAAGCAACGCAAACGGCGTTGCTTAA
- a CDS encoding TrmH family RNA methyltransferase, with the protein MPEIFKLYNLPQKQRCRKILRILEAAENAYVQNRPDEFLDLFYLRSLLKIAAEDLGKDALNKIYKWFEKPDESTKRNIINFTRYELYKKLDISPSEWDLILPDSKPEEIAAFRRKFFKGVYVYAEDIRTPFNIGSIFRTAESFGVEKIFLSENCVSPENPKAKRTAMGCTEYLPWERACLDMLPELPLIVLETGGTDINKFKFPDKGIVVIGSEELGVSPEALKKAGNNIITIPMYGIKASINVSVAFGICMNKWCGHLTEKILS; encoded by the coding sequence ATGCCCGAGATTTTTAAGCTTTACAATCTTCCGCAAAAGCAGCGGTGTAGGAAAATCTTACGCATTTTGGAAGCTGCGGAAAATGCCTATGTACAAAACCGCCCGGATGAATTTTTAGATTTGTTTTATTTGCGCAGTCTTTTAAAAATTGCGGCGGAAGATTTGGGAAAAGATGCACTTAATAAAATTTACAAATGGTTTGAAAAACCGGATGAAAGTACGAAACGTAATATAATAAATTTTACACGCTACGAGCTTTACAAAAAATTGGATATTTCTCCTTCGGAATGGGATTTAATTTTACCCGACTCCAAACCTGAAGAAATTGCCGCATTCCGAAGAAAATTTTTTAAAGGTGTTTATGTTTATGCTGAAGATATCCGCACACCCTTTAATATAGGCTCTATTTTTAGAACGGCGGAATCCTTCGGTGTCGAAAAAATCTTTTTATCGGAAAATTGCGTTTCTCCTGAAAATCCGAAGGCTAAAAGAACGGCAATGGGCTGCACTGAATATTTACCGTGGGAAAGAGCGTGCCTTGATATGCTCCCTGAGCTTCCTTTAATTGTTTTGGAAACCGGCGGTACCGATATAAACAAATTTAAATTCCCCGATAAAGGTATTGTAGTTATAGGCTCTGAGGAATTGGGCGTAAGCCCTGAAGCCTTAAAAAAAGCGGGTAATAATATAATAACGATTCCCATGTATGGAATTAAGGCCTCGATAAATGTAAGTGTCGCTTTCGGAATTTGTATGAATAAGTGGTGCGGGCATTTAACGGAAAAAATCTTGAGCTAA
- a CDS encoding fused N-dimethylarginine dimethylaminohydrolase/saccharopine dehydrogenase domain-containing protein — protein MSFQLPKFTPPNFNSEQFKNSPDVKYAKVLKDGVAPAGFYLTSHLPTYYRYNGSWILPQRSSLNCAAVVKNGSIVIKELRDLTEGEEVVIAEVSDGSEGVFKSANSFDSGVIQTSGKAVETSFTGDYNFLYELMKHEKENGGYIVWVMGPSVVFDHDTRVALSELAHAGYVNSLLGGNALATHDLEGGYLNTALGQNIYTQESVPMGHYNHLDLLNEVRRAGSIKNFITEGHVKNGFIKTLTELNIPFVLAGSIRDDGPLPEVYQKVTEALTAMKKETDKATLIICLATMLHSVSTANLASSYRVAKDGSVLPVYMYTVDVTENVTNKISAARENIAVHSIVTNVQDFVVNVQEALVPKKTAK, from the coding sequence ATGTCATTTCAATTGCCTAAGTTTACTCCGCCGAATTTCAATTCAGAACAGTTTAAAAATTCGCCGGACGTAAAATATGCGAAGGTTTTAAAAGACGGAGTTGCACCGGCCGGCTTTTATTTAACGTCTCACCTGCCTACTTATTACAGGTACAACGGTTCTTGGATTTTACCGCAGCGCAGTTCTCTTAATTGCGCCGCCGTAGTTAAAAACGGTTCAATCGTAATAAAAGAGCTGCGCGATTTAACCGAAGGTGAAGAAGTTGTTATTGCGGAGGTATCGGACGGCTCGGAAGGCGTTTTTAAAAGCGCAAATTCGTTTGATTCCGGAGTTATACAAACTTCGGGGAAGGCTGTAGAAACTTCTTTTACAGGCGATTACAACTTTCTTTATGAATTGATGAAACATGAAAAAGAAAACGGCGGATACATTGTGTGGGTTATGGGACCGTCCGTAGTTTTCGACCATGATACGCGGGTAGCTCTTTCGGAGCTTGCCCATGCAGGTTATGTAAATTCCTTATTGGGAGGAAACGCTCTTGCTACACACGATTTGGAGGGAGGTTATTTAAATACCGCACTCGGACAAAATATTTACACGCAGGAATCCGTTCCTATGGGACATTACAATCACTTGGACCTTTTAAACGAAGTAAGACGTGCAGGTTCCATAAAAAACTTCATTACAGAAGGACATGTAAAAAACGGTTTTATAAAAACGCTTACCGAATTAAATATTCCCTTTGTTCTTGCAGGTTCTATCCGCGATGACGGGCCATTGCCTGAAGTTTATCAAAAAGTAACGGAAGCTTTAACGGCAATGAAAAAAGAAACCGATAAGGCAACGCTCATTATTTGTCTTGCAACAATGCTTCATTCCGTTTCAACGGCCAATTTAGCTTCAAGCTACCGCGTTGCAAAAGACGGCTCCGTCCTGCCCGTTTATATGTATACGGTAGATGTAACCGAAAATGTAACAAATAAAATTTCGGCTGCACGCGAAAATATTGCGGTACATTCCATTGTTACCAACGTTCAGGATTTTGTCGTTAATGTTCAAGAGGCGTTGGTACCTAAAAAAACCGCAAAATAG
- a CDS encoding GGDEF domain-containing protein — MVTDAQKIKALSKTPLFTGWSTEYLRVIAENSNVDSYKKGDIIFNQYQKGDRFYLILKGNIIILSSEDNTALAEFVAGEMFGETAMITGQNQNAIASANENSVILSFPKDGKCASDLLAGNLSVYAHLLKSFLITVAKRTRKANTLIKENSPLMQELQKQVYGDKLTGLLNKAYLDENILNFMKTGFSLIMMKPDNFKAINDTYGHEKGDACIAFIGSRLSCFLDTESVLIRYQGNEFAVLTPNQSREQAAALAEKIKSELEALDISPVINADFNLSMSLGVLIYPETDYIAEKFIKLCAEMPLKGRARGGSLILFAEDINE, encoded by the coding sequence ATGGTTACCGATGCACAAAAAATAAAAGCGCTAAGTAAAACACCTCTTTTTACGGGCTGGAGTACGGAGTATTTAAGAGTTATCGCGGAAAATTCCAATGTAGATTCCTATAAAAAAGGAGATATTATATTTAATCAATATCAAAAAGGCGATAGATTTTATCTTATCCTAAAGGGTAATATAATAATTCTTTCTTCCGAAGATAATACCGCTTTAGCCGAATTCGTTGCCGGAGAAATGTTCGGAGAAACCGCTATGATTACAGGTCAAAACCAAAATGCGATAGCTTCGGCAAACGAAAATTCCGTAATTCTTTCATTTCCGAAAGACGGAAAATGCGCTTCCGATTTGTTGGCGGGAAATCTTTCGGTATACGCACATCTTTTAAAATCTTTTTTAATTACGGTTGCAAAAAGGACACGAAAAGCAAATACTCTTATTAAAGAAAACTCTCCCCTTATGCAGGAATTGCAAAAACAGGTTTACGGAGATAAACTTACAGGTTTATTGAACAAGGCTTATCTTGATGAAAATATTTTAAATTTTATGAAAACCGGATTTTCGCTTATTATGATGAAACCCGACAATTTTAAGGCAATTAACGATACTTACGGACATGAAAAAGGAGATGCCTGTATTGCATTTATCGGCAGCCGCTTAAGCTGTTTTTTGGATACGGAATCCGTTTTAATCCGCTATCAGGGAAATGAATTTGCCGTTTTGACGCCGAATCAATCCCGTGAGCAGGCCGCAGCTCTTGCCGAAAAAATAAAAAGTGAACTTGAAGCTTTAGATATTTCTCCCGTTATAAATGCCGATTTTAATTTAAGTATGAGTTTGGGAGTTTTAATTTATCCTGAAACGGATTATATTGCGGAAAAATTTATAAAACTTTGTGCCGAAATGCCTCTTAAAGGACGTGCCCGCGGCGGCTCCTTAATTCTTTTTGCGGAGGATATAAATGAATGA